From Glycine soja cultivar W05 chromosome 4, ASM419377v2, whole genome shotgun sequence, the proteins below share one genomic window:
- the LOC114408329 gene encoding hyphally regulated cell wall protein 3-like — protein MVIAMLNVAMPIVVTISSGDGGGRNISGLDGDGGCDDVGDDCGGNDGGDIVGSEGGGDNDSDDGDDDIDGGSGSGASGDINGGDGEGGTDNGGSDNDDDDGGSNCIWWWSSRLRHVDGDCGDNDGDNIIGNDDGGDNDGSNIIGSDDGGDNGNDDIDGGSVSC, from the exons ATGGTGATTGCAATGTTGAATGTGGCGATGCCAATAGTGGTGACAATCAGTAGTGGCGATGGAGGTGGTAGAAATATCAGTGGTCTCGATGGTGATGGTGGTTGCGACGACGTTGGCGATGATTGTGGGGGCAATGATGGAGGTGATATTGTTGGTAGTGAAGGTGGTGGTGACAATGACAGTGACGACGGTGATGATGACATTGATGGTGGTAGTGGTAGCGGTGCTAGTGGTGACATCAA TGGTGGAGATGGTGAAGGTGGCACCGACAATGGTGGCAGTGACAACGACGATGATGATGGTGGTAGCAATTGT atATGGTGGTGGTCGTCGCGGTTGCGACATGTTGATGGTGATTGTGGTGACAATGATGGGGATAATATTATTGGTAATGATGATGGTGGTGATAATGATGGGAGTAATATTATTGGTAGTGATGATGGTGGTGACAATGGTAATGATGACATTGATGGTGGTAGTGTTAGTTGCTAG